In Streptomyces durocortorensis, a genomic segment contains:
- the pgm gene encoding phosphoglucomutase (alpha-D-glucose-1,6-bisphosphate-dependent) has product MAHERAGQPAQSADLVDVARLVTAYYALHPDPADPAQRVTFGTSGHRGSSLAAAFNDDHIAATTQAICDYRTRRGTDGPLYLGADTHALSEPARGTALEVLAANGVTALIDSADGYTPTPAVSHAILTYNRGRTEHLADGIVVTPSHNPPADGGFKYNPPNGGPAASDATSWIQDRANALIEAGLGEVRRIPYARALAADTTHRHDFLSTYVDDLPAVLDLDAVREAGIRIGADPLGGASVAYWGRIAERHRIDLTVVNPLADPTWRFMTLDWDGRIRMDCSSPHAMASLIEQRDAYAIATGNDADADRHGIVTPDGGLMNPNHYLAVAIDYLYTHRDAWPARTGIGKTLVSSSMIDRVAHDLGRSLVEVPVGFKWFVDGLYDGSLGFGGEESAGASFLRRDGRVWTTDKDGILLALLASEITAVTGSTPSQHYAQLTARFGSPAYARIDAPATREEKAVLAKLSPQQVKADTLAGEPVTAVLTEAPGNGAPIGGLKVCTDSAWFAARPSGTEDVYKVYAESFQGPEHLAQVQEEARALVSEALGSA; this is encoded by the coding sequence ATGGCGCACGAACGGGCCGGGCAGCCGGCGCAGTCCGCGGACCTGGTCGACGTGGCACGACTGGTGACGGCCTACTACGCCCTGCACCCCGATCCGGCCGACCCCGCCCAGCGGGTGACCTTCGGCACCTCGGGCCACCGCGGGTCCTCGCTCGCCGCGGCGTTCAACGACGACCACATCGCCGCCACCACCCAGGCGATCTGCGACTACCGCACCCGCCGGGGCACCGACGGGCCGCTGTACCTCGGGGCCGACACCCACGCCCTGTCCGAACCGGCCCGGGGCACCGCCCTGGAGGTGCTCGCCGCCAACGGGGTCACCGCCCTCATCGACAGCGCCGACGGCTACACCCCGACCCCCGCCGTCTCGCACGCCATCCTCACGTACAACCGGGGGCGCACCGAGCACCTGGCCGACGGCATCGTCGTCACCCCGTCGCACAACCCGCCGGCCGACGGCGGCTTCAAGTACAACCCGCCCAACGGCGGCCCGGCCGCATCGGACGCCACCTCCTGGATCCAGGACCGGGCGAACGCCCTGATCGAGGCCGGACTCGGAGAGGTCCGCCGCATTCCGTACGCCCGCGCTCTGGCCGCCGACACCACGCACCGGCACGACTTCCTGAGCACGTACGTCGACGACCTGCCCGCCGTCCTGGACCTGGACGCTGTACGGGAGGCGGGCATCCGGATCGGCGCTGACCCGCTCGGCGGCGCCTCCGTCGCGTACTGGGGGCGCATCGCGGAACGCCACCGGATCGACCTCACCGTGGTCAACCCGCTCGCCGACCCCACCTGGCGGTTCATGACGCTGGACTGGGACGGCAGGATCCGCATGGACTGCTCGTCCCCGCACGCCATGGCCTCGCTGATCGAGCAGCGCGACGCGTACGCCATCGCCACCGGGAACGACGCGGACGCCGACCGGCACGGCATCGTCACCCCCGACGGCGGCCTGATGAACCCCAACCACTACCTGGCCGTAGCCATCGACTACCTCTACACCCACCGCGACGCCTGGCCCGCCCGAACAGGTATCGGCAAGACCCTGGTCTCCTCCTCGATGATCGACCGGGTCGCCCACGACCTCGGCCGCAGCCTGGTGGAGGTCCCGGTCGGCTTCAAGTGGTTCGTCGACGGCCTCTACGACGGCAGCCTCGGCTTCGGCGGCGAGGAGTCCGCCGGGGCCTCGTTCCTGCGCCGCGACGGCCGCGTCTGGACGACGGACAAGGACGGCATCCTGCTCGCCCTCCTCGCCTCGGAGATCACCGCCGTCACCGGCTCCACCCCCTCCCAGCACTACGCGCAGCTCACCGCCCGCTTCGGCAGCCCGGCGTACGCGCGCATCGACGCGCCCGCCACCCGCGAGGAGAAGGCGGTCCTGGCGAAGCTCTCCCCGCAGCAGGTCAAGGCCGACACCCTGGCCGGGGAACCCGTCACCGCCGTCCTCACCGAGGCACCCGGCAACGGGGCGCCGATCGGTGGCCTCAAGGTCTGCACCGACAGCGCCTGGTTCGCCGCCCGCCCCTCGGGCACCGAGGACGTCTACAAGGTGTACGCGGAGAGCTTCCAGGGGCCCGAACACCTCGCCCAGGTCCAGGAAGAGGCGCGAGCCCTGGTCTCGGAGGCGCTCGGCAGCGCCTGA